Genomic DNA from Streptococcus uberis:
ATAATGGTGAATCACATCTTTTAATACATTCTTATCATTAAAAATGCCTAATTTGTATAGCCAAATAGCTAAAACAATTGAACAACATATAGCTACTATTCCTAGAACTTTAAAGAGTCCTTGAAAAAAAGTATACATTTTTTCGTTTTTCATTTTCATAACTAAATCATACCATAAAAGAAGATTATTTTGCTATTTAAAAAAATTTTTGTTATAATATTTTTCAGTAAGTTTTTCTTACATATTATGGGGTTGTTACGGATTCGACAGGCACTATGAGGCATGTTTTGCAACTCATCGGCAGATGTAAAAATGCCAGTTAAATATAACTGCAAAAAATACAAACTCTTACGCTTTAGCTGCCTAAAAACCAGCTAGCGTGACTTCTTCAAGATTGCTTGTGTCCTGATAGAAGTCTCAAAAACAGCAAGCTACGACTAAAGCCTTGTCTAGAGCCTTAGTAAGAGATTTATAGACTCGCTAAGTAATGGCTTGAGTTATGTGTCCTTACTTAGTCAAAACAAGACATAACCTATGGTTGTAGACAAATATGTTGGCAGGTGTTTGGACGTGGGTTCGACTCCCACCAGCTCCATTATTACTGTTCATCAGTTACCGTAACTCACCAAGACCTTGTTAAAGCAAGGTTTTTTCTTTTTGTAAATCACATATCTTATGCAATATCCCATCTTATTTTAATGCAGTATGGTATAATAGGATTGAAAAATTGAAATGATTGGTCTACTTATGAAAACACAAAAATCAATAACACTACTTTTACTTTCCGTCTTATGCTTTTCGCTAGGAGCATGTTCTATCAAGGAATCAAATGCTTCGAAGAAAGGGGAAAAAACTGCATTAACAGCCAAAAAAAATGAACCCGCTAGCCATCAAGACAAGCGATTGGCTTTTGAAAAAATAAAAGTTGCTACTGCTCAGGAACAATTCAAGGGCGGAACCAGTATAGAAGAGTTAAAAGAGCTCTTTGGAGAACCTAGCAGTTTTGAACAGAAGCCTGCTGGTAATGTAACCCTGGATCACTATACTTGGACCTTTGATCGCGTTTCCATTCAAGTCAACCTTTTTGAAAATAGTACTATTGTTAAATCCATTACTAATTTTGCCTTTAATCGTGATTTAAACATATCATTAAAAGATTACAATAAAATCAAAAAAGGAATGTCTTATAATGAAGTCACGAAAATTTTAACGGAACCTGATGATTATTCACATGCTAGTTCCAGTGACAAAAGTCAACTTCAAGCCATCTGGGTCAGTGGGTTAAAAACCAAAACTCGAGGAAGTCATATCTCATTGTTATTTGAAAACGATCAATTAATCGAAATGAGTCAAACAGGCTTAATTGATTAATGCAAACACCTATCTTGGAAGACCAGAGTCTTCCTTTTTTTTATTAAGATAATAAAAAAAGCCTACATAATATAGACTTTTAAAAGCGTCAAAATCCACCTTGAGGGAATCGAACCCCCATTTCAAGAACCGGAATCTTACGTGATATCCATTACACTAAAGGTGGCAATACCTTATAAGTATACCACAATCATCGTTTAAAATAAATGCGTTCTAGTGATAAAAATCAAAAAAAGCTAAAGATTCCTTTAGCTTTTTGAATTATTATAATTCAATATCACCGAACAAGTCAGCCATTGAGAAACCAGTTTGAGTTTCTGGTAATTCATAGTCACGTTTTTGTTCACGTTTTGGACGACGTGGACGTGATTGACGTTCGCTGTTGTTATTGTTATTATTGTTTTCGCCTTCTGCTTGCGCTGGACGTTCTTCAAGAGCTTTGATTGAAAGTGATACACGTTCATCAGCAGCATTAACTTCAAGAACTTTAACAGTAACTTCTTGACCTACAGAAAGTACATCTTTTGGATTTTCAACGCGTTTGTGTGAGATTTGTGAAATGTGAACAAGTCCATCAATTCCAGGTAATACTTCAACGAAAGCACCGAAGTCAGTTAAACGTTTAACTTTACCTTCTACAACATCGCCTTGAGCAAGTTTTTGTTCAACCCCATCCCATGGTCCAGGTGTTGTAGCTTTAAGAGAAAGTGATACACGTCCTGCTTCTTCATCGATAGAAAGAACTTTAACTTCTACTTCATCTCCAACTGAAACAACTGATTTTGGTGAAACGTTACGTTCATGTGATAATTCAGTCACGTGAACAAGTCCATCAACACCACCAAGATCAATAAAGGCACCAAAGCTTGTTAAACGAGCAACTGTACCAGTAACAACTGAACCTTCAGAAAGTTTTGAGAAAACTTCTTGACGAGCAGCAGCTGTTGTTTCTTCAATCACTTCACGACGTGATAAGATAAAACGGTTTTCAGCAGCATCAACTTCTTTGATTTTAGCATCAAATTCTTGACCAACAAATTTTTCAGTGTTACGTACAAAACGAGTGTCAATCATTGAAGCTGGAATAAATCCACGTAAACCTTCAAATTCAACTGAAAGGCCACCTTTGACAGCGCGAGTTCCTTTAACAGTAACTACTTCACCTTCACGACCGATAAGTTTGTCCCATGCTTTGCGAGCTTCTAAACGTTTTTTAGATACTAGGAAAGTTACAGTATCTGTATCTTTACCTACAACTTGACGAAGAACAAGTACTTCAACTGTGTCGCCAGCTTTAACAAAATCGTTAATATCAGCATCACGTTCATTAGTCAATTCACGAAGTGTTAAGACACCTTCAACACCAGTACCTTCGATAACAACGTTTGCTTGACCGTTATCAACTGTTAAAACTTCCGCAGTGACTACATCACCAGGGTTGACTTCGCTAACACTGTTTAGCAAATCTTCAAATTCATTCATTCTAAAAAATCCTCCAACAAAAGCTAGCTAGTGCTAGCTTTTGATAACAATATATTTTCTCAAGGTAACCCGCAACGACAACAACTTTTATCTTTGACGGTCTCAGATAATTCTGATACCTCTGACTGGGGTAGCTGGATTCGAACCAACGCATGAGGGAGTCAAAGTCCCTTGCCTTACCGCTTGGCTATACCCCATGAAATGGAAAGAGAGGGATTCGAACCCCCGAACCCGAAGGAGCGGATTTACAGTCCGCCGCGTTTAGCCTCTTCGCTATCTTTCCATAACAACAAAAACTATTCTAACATAGTTTTTGAGTCCACGCAAGTGTTTTTACCCACTTTTAGTTATTCAAATTGTAGTTTTCAATGATATTTTCAACTGCTTGTTCCAAGCTTTTGAAGATGCTTTCAACACTTCCATTTTTAACAACGACAAACTTATCATCAAGCTCAGCAATTTCTCCAACTAAGCGTTTTCCAATTTGCAAATGATAGCCGTCAATCATATTATTTTCGAGTGAAACTTTATGATCAATCATTTGAATTTCAATTTTTTTATCTTTTTTACTCATTCTATACCTCACTTTTACCATTTTACAAAAAAAGAAAAAAGCTTGCAAGAGCAAGCTCTATTTTTAATCAACTTTAACAATCCAACCTTCTGGTGCTTCAATATCACCAAACTGAATGCCAACTAACTCGTCATAAAGACGACGAGTAACCGGACCTACTTCTGTTTCAGAATAGAAAACGTGACGTTTATCCTTGAATTGGATACCTCCGATTGGTGAAATGACAGCTGCCGTTCCACAAGCACCCGCTTCAACAAAACGGTCAAGTTCAGCAATTGGAACATCACCTTCAATAACAGTCATCCCAAGTCTCTTTTCAGCAAGCTCAAGAAGAGAGTATTTAGTGATAGATGGCAGAATTGATGGACTAAGTGGCGTTACAAATTCGTTATCAGCAGTAATACCAAAGAAATTGGCTGCACCTACTTCTTCAATTTTAGTGTGCGTTGCAGGATCTAAGTAAATCACATCGGAATAGCCATTTGATTTAGCCTGTTTACCTGGAAGAAGGGATCCGGCATAGTTTCCACCTACTTTAGCAGCACCTGTTCCATAAGGAGCTGCACGGTCATAGTCTTCTGATACAATAAAGTTTGTTGGAACAAGACCACCTTTGAAATAAGCACCTACCGGCATTGCAAAAACAGTAAAAATATATTCATTTGCTGGTTTTACACCAATAATATCACCTACACCAATTAAGAGTGGTCGTAAATAAAGTGTCGCACCTGTTCCATATGGAGGAACATAGTCTTCATTCGCTTTAACCACTTGTTTAACGGCATCAATAAATTGTTCTGTTGGAACTTGAGGCATTAGGAGGCGATCAGCTGTTGCTTGAAGGCGGGCAGCATTACGATCAGGTCTAAACAATTGAATAGAACCATCTTTGGTACGATAAGCTTTTAACCCTTCAAAAGCTTGTTGCCCATAATGTAAGGCTGGCGAAGCTTCAGAAATATGTAAAGTAGCGTCTTCAGACAATTGACCATTGTCCCATTGACCATCCTTATAATACGAAACATATCTATATGGTAATTTATGATATTCAAATCCTAGGTTATCCCAATCAATTTCTACTGTCATCCTAATACCTCATTTCTTTTTTTATTATTTTACCTTAAATTGATATTTTATCAAGTGTTATTATAATATTTT
This window encodes:
- a CDS encoding DUF2969 domain-containing protein — protein: MSKKDKKIEIQMIDHKVSLENNMIDGYHLQIGKRLVGEIAELDDKFVVVKNGSVESIFKSLEQAVENIIENYNLNN
- a CDS encoding branched-chain amino acid aminotransferase, with product MTVEIDWDNLGFEYHKLPYRYVSYYKDGQWDNGQLSEDATLHISEASPALHYGQQAFEGLKAYRTKDGSIQLFRPDRNAARLQATADRLLMPQVPTEQFIDAVKQVVKANEDYVPPYGTGATLYLRPLLIGVGDIIGVKPANEYIFTVFAMPVGAYFKGGLVPTNFIVSEDYDRAAPYGTGAAKVGGNYAGSLLPGKQAKSNGYSDVIYLDPATHTKIEEVGAANFFGITADNEFVTPLSPSILPSITKYSLLELAEKRLGMTVIEGDVPIAELDRFVEAGACGTAAVISPIGGIQFKDKRHVFYSETEVGPVTRRLYDELVGIQFGDIEAPEGWIVKVD
- the rpsA gene encoding 30S ribosomal protein S1, producing MNEFEDLLNSVSEVNPGDVVTAEVLTVDNGQANVVIEGTGVEGVLTLRELTNERDADINDFVKAGDTVEVLVLRQVVGKDTDTVTFLVSKKRLEARKAWDKLIGREGEVVTVKGTRAVKGGLSVEFEGLRGFIPASMIDTRFVRNTEKFVGQEFDAKIKEVDAAENRFILSRREVIEETTAAARQEVFSKLSEGSVVTGTVARLTSFGAFIDLGGVDGLVHVTELSHERNVSPKSVVSVGDEVEVKVLSIDEEAGRVSLSLKATTPGPWDGVEQKLAQGDVVEGKVKRLTDFGAFVEVLPGIDGLVHISQISHKRVENPKDVLSVGQEVTVKVLEVNAADERVSLSIKALEERPAQAEGENNNNNNNSERQSRPRRPKREQKRDYELPETQTGFSMADLFGDIEL
- a CDS encoding DUF3862 domain-containing protein, coding for MKTQKSITLLLLSVLCFSLGACSIKESNASKKGEKTALTAKKNEPASHQDKRLAFEKIKVATAQEQFKGGTSIEELKELFGEPSSFEQKPAGNVTLDHYTWTFDRVSIQVNLFENSTIVKSITNFAFNRDLNISLKDYNKIKKGMSYNEVTKILTEPDDYSHASSSDKSQLQAIWVSGLKTKTRGSHISLLFENDQLIEMSQTGLID